AGTCCCGGCTGATGACCGCGCGGCTGGCCGCCTACCACGCCGCCCACCTGCTCGACCTCGGCCGGCCGTGCGACGCCGAACTGATGAACTCCAAGCTGGTGAACACCGAGTACGCGCTGGACTCGGCACGCAACGCGATGGAGATCCACGCCGCGCGCGGCCTGCAGACGGACTTCCGGATCGAACGCTACCTGCGGGACGCCACCCACATCTACCCGCCGGCCGGCACCTCCGACGTCCAGCGGCTGCGCCTGTGCCAAGTGGCCGCGGGCAGCTACGGCGTGCAGTGGTCCGAGAAGCTCGCCGAGCTGGTCAAGGTGCACAGCACGGCGTGGACCCCCCAGGCGCTCGCGGTCTGACCGCCCGCCCGCGTCCGCCCGGTGCGCCCGGCGCCGGGCGGACGCCAAGCCTCACTCGACGTCAGATGATGTTGCTCACCCGCCCGTCGGGGCTGGTACCGTGCTGGCGTCGACGGCACAGCTGCGCGAATCCGCTTGATGACGGTCAGTCAACATGCGGGTATCCTTGCGCGGCCCGCACCGTCGCCACCCGTCGACTCGCACGGGGTCACGCCGTTCTGCACCCGCACGAGGAACTCAGATGCCAGGCATACCGGCCGAGCGCCCCGGCCACCGCGCCGGCCGCGCCGGCTCGCTCCGTACGTCCCTCCTCCCCCTGGTGCTGGTGCCCTGCGCCGGCCTGGCCGTCGCCTGGGGCTACGCCGGCGTCCTGCTGCTGCACAGCGGGCACGGCCTCGCCTTCGGGCTCGGCACCGCCGCGGTGGCCGCCGTGCTGGCCTGGAGCCTCGTCCAGGGCCGCAGCACGGCCCGGGTGCTCACCGCCCGGGTGGACGCCCTGCGGGAGATCACCCGCACCCTCGCCGAGTCCGAACTGCCGGCCGTCGTCCGGCAGCTGGAGGCCGGCGAGGTCGTCCCCGCGCCGGTCGACGGCCGCCCCGTGCGGCGCTCGGAGGGCGACGAGATCCAGCAGGTCGCCGAGGCGGTCGACGCCGTCCGGCGGACCGCGGTGACGGCCATCGTCCAGCAGGCGCAGGGCCGCGAGGGCACCAAGAAGGTCTTCCTCAACATCGCCCGCCGCACCCAGGTGCTGATCCACCGCCAGATCACCATGCTGGACGAGCTGGAGCGCCGGCACGAGGAGCCCGAGCTGCTCAAGGAGCTGTTCGCGGTCGACCACCTGGCCACCCGGATGCGCCGCAACGCGGAGAACCTGGTGATCCTGGGCGGCGCGCTGCCCGCCCGCCGCTGGCGCAACGCCGTGCCGATGGTCAACGTGCTGCGCTCGGCGGTCTCCGAGACCGAGAACTACGCCCGGGTGGTCGTCCAGGGCGTGCCGCGCAGCGCACTGGCCGGCCAGGCCGTCGCCGACGTCATCCACCTGATCGCCGAGCTCATCGAGAACGGCACCACCTTCTCGCCGCCGTACACCCAGGTGCAGGTCTCGGCGCAGGAGGTCCCCAAGGGCCTCGCCGTCGAGGTCGAGGACCGCGGCCTCGGCATGACCGAGGACGAGTACGAGCGGCTCAACGCCTACCTGGCGGACCCGCCGGAGCTGGACGTCGCCGCGCTCGGCGACGACCTGCGGCTCGGCCTGTTCGTGGTCTCCCGGCTCGCCGCCCGGCACGAGATCCAGGTCGCGCTGCGGCCCTCGCCCTACGGCGGCACCCGGGCCATCGTGCTG
This genomic window from Streptomyces sp. TLI_235 contains:
- a CDS encoding histidine kinase/DNA gyrase B/HSP90-like ATPase, with amino-acid sequence MPGIPAERPGHRAGRAGSLRTSLLPLVLVPCAGLAVAWGYAGVLLLHSGHGLAFGLGTAAVAAVLAWSLVQGRSTARVLTARVDALREITRTLAESELPAVVRQLEAGEVVPAPVDGRPVRRSEGDEIQQVAEAVDAVRRTAVTAIVQQAQGREGTKKVFLNIARRTQVLIHRQITMLDELERRHEEPELLKELFAVDHLATRMRRNAENLVILGGALPARRWRNAVPMVNVLRSAVSETENYARVVVQGVPRSALAGQAVADVIHLIAELIENGTTFSPPYTQVQVSAQEVPKGLAVEVEDRGLGMTEDEYERLNAYLADPPELDVAALGDDLRLGLFVVSRLAARHEIQVALRPSPYGGTRAIVLLPTALLEAAPAPAGFPGLPFGARVADQAQARSAGGLTAGASIPGLPGAVVSAVPFRVPTAPAVPAAPLPDVDPALFAAPTQALAGERAVHEAAPEALQLPTRQPPALPAAPAFGPAVPTVPAPPAVPDVQELQDPQDLPEADGELRTPKVLPKRVRNASLADQLREAAAAERTGGTGGAVPRPAPPAPDEDASPQRSRATMAAIQRGTRTARDTALPRPGTDETSTAPDHAPAREDQL